Within Anaerolineae bacterium, the genomic segment GATGGGGCCAGCCGCAGTCGTCCCCAGCACCAGCGCTGGCAGGATCAGATGACGCCCTCCATCTTGGCCAACGGCCGGCAGCCATCCCAGTGTCAGGCTGAACAGCCAGATCGCCAGCAATCCAGACCAGGCAATAGGCGTGGAAAGGCCTACTAGGGCAATCGCCATGCTCAGGCCGTCTATCCAAGTGCCGCGCCAGACGCCGGCGGCGATCCCCATCGTTACACCAAGGGCGATTGCCACCCCCATGGCGCTCACCGTGAGCTCCAACGTGCGAGGCCATTGCTCGGCTAACAGACGAGCTACTGGCTGGCCATTCACCCACGATCTGCCCAGGTCCCCGTGTAGCAGGTCCAGCAGATACGAACCGTACTGAACCAGCCAGGGGCGATCCCAGCCTAGAAGGGCACGCCGGGCTGCGATCGCCTCCGCGGAGGCTCCTGACCGGATCAGCAGCAGCGTGGCCGGATCACCGGGCAAAAGATGAATTGCTGCAAACGAGAGGGTCGCGGCTCCCCATAGGACAGGCAACATCGCCAACAGGCGCCGGGCCAGAAACCATAACATATCAGACTCCGGTCTCGACAGGCCTAGCGGGGCTCCAGGGTCACATCCACTAGCCAGGGGAACCAGCCACGGGCGTCGTAGCGAAGCCCCTTCACCCGCGCGCTGGCCACATTCAGGTTCACGTAATCACGAATCGGCAGGATGAGTGCCGCCTCCATAATCCTGTTCTGGACCTGGCTGTACAGTTGGCGACGGATCGCTGGATCCGCCGTACGCGCGCCCTGGTCCAGCCACTCGTCCAGTTCCGGATCAGCCACCTTCGACCAGTTAAAAGCCGCATCTGAGCGGAAGAAGCTGCGCAAAAGATCAGGATCAGTGCCCGACAGGAAGAACGGGATCAGATGAACGGCGCCGCTGCGCCCAGCCTCCAGCAAGGCACCATAGGGCACTTGTTGCGCGCTCAGTTCGATGCCAAGCTCTTGCCACTGCGCTTGCAAGAGTTGTATCACTTCCGGCACGTATCCAAACCCCATGATCACGGCCTCCAAGCGAAGCGGCTGGCCATTCTTCTGTCGGAGCTCGCCCACCTGCAGCCATCCAGCCTCATCTAGCAATTGCGTTGCCCGCGCCGAATCATAAGGATACATTGTCTCCACGGCGGGATCATAGCCTAAAGTGACGCGTGTCAGCGGGCCATAGGCCACTGGCGACAGCCCGCCGAAGACAGAGCTGACGATCGCCGCCCGATCGGTGGCGTACAATAGGGCTTGACGCACGCGCACGTCATCGAGAGGGGGGCGCATCGTGTTTAGGAAGAATTGGAGGGACATGCCGGGGATCGGCACGGCGAGGAGCTGGAAGCGTGGGTCTTGGGCCAGACGCTGCGCGTCCAGCGGCGGCACTTCCCCCATCACGTCTGCCTGTCCCGACTCCAGAGCTATAGCGCGGGTGGCGGGATCTGTGTAAAAGCGGAAGATGATCTCGTCCAGATAGGCCGGGCCCGAATGAGAAAACACGCGTGGCCCCCATTGATAGTCTGGATTGCGAGCCAGCGTCAGATGATCGTTTGGAATATACTCGACGAAACGGAAGGGGCCAGTGCCCACCTGGTGAAGCTGGTAGTCGGTTCCCCACTGTCGCAACGCTGTCGGTGAGGCTATCCCTAAGTAGACCTGGCTCAGGCTGTCCAACAGGGGCGCAAACGGTTCTCGTAAGTGAATAGCGACAGTGTATCCGTCGATCACCTCGGTTCGCTCGTAAGGTCCCAGCATGAACACGGCCTTCTGCGACTTCGTGTTGGGATCAGCGATGCGATCTAGATTGACTTTAACCGCCTCGGCGTTGAAAGGTGTTCCGTCATGGAAACGCACGTCGCGGCGGAGGGTGAAGGTATAAGTCCGCCCATCTTCAGAGATAGTCCACGACTCGGCTAGGCCGGGCACGAATTCGCCGGTGGCGGGGTCCTGGTAGATCAGGGTATCGTATACACTGGTGAGCGGGATGCCCAGCTCAGAGGAGGCGTTTACGTGAGGATCAATCCCTGATGGGGCGAGCGTAAGCCCGTAGACCAACCGGCGCGGCGCCGGCGTCGCTGGCATACAGGCGAACAACAGTGCGACGAGCAAAGCCAGAGATGCCCAGGTTAGTCCGATGCTCTTTCGAGCGGGAAAAGATGAGGCTCTCATTACTTTCACCTCCGGTGTCAGTTAGTGTGGTTAATGCTAGCCTATTGTATCATGACTGCCTGGTGCTCACGATTGTTACAGCGTGTCAAACCTTGAGACGTAGTGATCCTAGTACGGTAGCGCGCTATCCAGTTTTTGCCCTAAGGGAGCCTCTTTTCTAACATCGTCTTCGCCTTCTAATATGGGCTCTTGGCGCAAACACCCTTGACAAGCTTGCGGAAGTACGCGATAATCGAATCGCTTCGACTAAGCGTTTCGATTGATTGGTTCTTGCGACACTCTCTGCGACCTTTAGAGGTGACTATGCCCACGATGTTAGATGTGGCCAGAAAGGCCGGCGTGGCCCTAAGCACGGTCTCCTATGCCCTAAATGGTACACGCCCAATCTCCGAAGAGACTCGCCGGCGTATCTTCGCGGCAATAGAGGAGCTCGGATATCGGCCACATGCCCTTGCGCGCGGCCTAGCTAGCAAGCGCAGCAGGATCATCGCTCTGCTCTTTCCCACACCAGAGCGTGGTTTTGGTATCACAGAACTCGAGTTTGTCACTAGCGCAGCCGATGCCGCCAAAGAAAGAGGATATCATCTGATCCTATGGCCAACCGGAATACACGATCTAAGCGAACTAGAACGGTTAACCCAGCAGGGTCTAGCAGACGGCGTAGTGGTCATGGAAGTGCATATGAACGATGAGCGTATTAACCTGCTACGCAAGAATGGTGTCCTCTTCAGCATGATTGGGCGTTGTACAGACCCTACTGGCATCAGCTATGTAGACATCGACTTTGAGTGGAGTATGCAGGAGGTAGTTCGCTATTTATCTGCATTGGGACACACCCATATAGCCTTTCTGAACCAATCCCAGGCGGCATTTGACGCAGGCTATGGCCCAGTCGTGCGCACTCATATCGGTTTCAGGCGGGCAGTGCAAGATGCCGAGTTGAATGGCATCGCGCGATTTTGTCGCGCTGCGCCATGGGCCGGATATGAAGCATTCAATGAGCTGCTAACAGAATGCCCTGATCTGACTGCTATCGTGACCATGAACGAGCGAGCGATTCCTGGAATCATGCAAGCCATCGCCGACCGTGGTTGGCACATCCCCGAGGATTTTTCGTTGGTTGGAATTGCCTCATCGGCGCGCCTAGCTGAGATGACAATTCCCCCTTTGACGACAGCAGATGCCCCTATTGCTGAGATGGGTCGTCTAGGGGTTGAACTGTTGATCAATCAATTGGAGGCCCAGGAACGGAGCACTTCGCAGATGTTGTTGCCGTGTTCTCTCGTCATACGCGGCAGCTCCGGCCCCAGCCGCCGGAGACCTAGTATGTTGAAAAGATCTACGATTGGGAGCCAAGAGATCGCGCTTTGACGTGAACACAAAAGGCTTGTGGCAGACGGGCTTTGTTCTGTAGCGCCTGCCTTACTTAGTGTTCAACCTAGTAATAGGCCTTTAGGCTTCAGACCTTAGTAGTAGCCATTCGGTTTTCGCAAGGTGGCAAGCCAGTGCCACCAACTACCCGAAAGGAGGGTTTTACCATGAGCTCGGTATACAAGACTTCTCGACGTCATTTCCTGAAGCTTTGTGTGGGAACTACAGGAGTGTTGGCATTAGCCGCTTGTGCTCCAATCACACCGCCGACAGCGCCTACTGCAGCCCCGGCCCCCTTACCTGCAGAGAAGCGTGTCTTCAAGGTATGGCACTATGAAGTCGGATATGCCATGGGGGATTCATGGGCTGACGCCATGGAAGACTTCAAAGCCATGCATCCGGATGTCGAGCTCGTGTTCGAGGAGAAGACCTTTGAGCAGATCATGGAAACTGCCCGGATGATCCTGAGCTCTCAGGAAGTGCCGGATGTCATGGAAATCAACAAAGGCAACGCCACAGCCGGTTTATACTCTAAAGAAGGGCTGCTCACCGACCTTACGGAAGTCGCCAAGGAGCGTGGCTGGGACAAGATCCTAAGCCCGAGCGTGCAGACTACCTGCCGCTACGATGAAAATGGGATCATGGGCTCGGGGAAGCTGTACGGCGTCACCACCTACGGCGAATTCGTCATGGTCTACTACAACAAGGACATGTTTAAGCAGCATGGAGTGGAAGTACCCACCAGCCTGGAAGAATTTGAGGCTATCGCTGACAAGTTCCTCGCCGAGGGGATCACCCCCTTAACCCTGGGTGCCGCCGACCTGTGGCCGCAGACCCATAACTGGCAGGAGCTGCTTCTCTACAAGGCCGACCGGGAGCTGATCAACAACTTCCAGTTTCTTAAAGGCGAGGTCGATTTCCATGGCCCGGCTTTCTCTTTCGCCGCTGAAAAGTTCGCCGAGCATATTAGAAAAGGCTATTATGGCCCCAATGCCAATGCGGTGAGTTATGTCGATGCCAATTCCGTCTTCTTCCAGGGCAAGGCTCCTATGAACCTGACGGGCACTTGGGCGTTCGGTGAATTCATGAAGCAGATCAAGGACTTTGACTGGGGTATGTTCCTCATGCCCGGCAAGAAACTGAACACTGGTTCCGGCGGCAATCTCTGGATCGTGCCAGCTCATGCTAAGAACAAAGATTTGGCTTACGATTTCATTGACTTGACCTTGGCCAAGAAAGCCCAGACGGTCCTAGCCAACGCCGGCGGCATTGCGCTCAATGCCGATCTCTCCCAAGTCACGGATCCAAAAGTACGCGAACTAAACGCCCTCTTTGCCACCATCATCGAGAACGACGGTCTAGCCTTCTACCCTGACTGGCCCGTGCCCGGCTATCTGGATATCCTGGGCGGTTGTCTCCAGGATCTGATCGCTGGTATAAAGTCCCCTGCGGAATTCAACGACTGCATCGCCGGCCCCTACAATGAATACAAGGCATCCCTATAGTAGCTGTAGGGGCGCAAAATCCTTGCGTTCCTACAGCAGAGCATAGTGAGAAATTCAAGGCAGTGCTCTTGACATGAGAGCACTGCCTTGAATTAGGGAGGACCCATGACGCACAAAGGTTCTTCCCTATATAGAGGATATGCACTGTTTCTGCTGCCAGGCGTCCTCGCCTTTCTGGTCCTTATCCTATTTCCTTTCCTGGCCAATATTGGGCTCTCTTTTACCAAGTGGTCAGGGGTGGGCAAACCCGTTTGGATCGGCTTAGCCAACTACGAGAGGGCGATCAGCGATTCCTCTTTTTGGGCTTCATTTAAGAATAATCTGCTCCTGATCGTGGCTATGACCATCATCCCGACCATCGTCGGGCTGTTCCTAGCTGCATTTCTCTTTGACTACATCGCCGATAAATTTGGCCAGGGCGTTGCCAGCATCTTCCGCGCTGGCTTCTATTTGCCCCAAATCATCCCTTTAGTGGTAGCCGGCATTGTCTGGAGATGGATCTACCAACCACAGTGGGGAGCCCTGAACGGGCTGTTGAGGTTCTTAGGGCTCGATTCGCTGGCTCGCCCTTGGCTAGGGGATCATTCTACCGCCATGTATGCGGTCATGGGAATGATGGTCTGGTTTCAGATCGGCTATCCTCTGGTCATCTTTATGGCTGCTTTACAAAGGATCGATCCCGAATTGTATGAGGCAGCCGCGCTCGATGGTGCCTCCTGGTTACAGAAGTTCTTCCGTATCACTATCCACCTTATTCGACCGGAAATAGCTGTAGTGGTTTTGACCACCGCCATCCATGCCCTGAAGATCTTTGCTCCCATCTATTCTATGACCAGAGGCGGGCCGGGGAAAGCGACCATTGTCGCCTCTTACTTTTCTTATCAAAACTTCTTTGAGCGTTCCAACGTAGGATATGGTGCAACAATAGCAACGATACTGACCCTCATCATCGTTTTGCTTACCATCGGCTTCATCCTTGCGCAAACACGACGAGAGGAATAGGGGAACTTCCAAATATGGTCAGCAAATCCCTAATCGCTGATGGAGTGAGCAAATCGCTTTCCTTGGTTATTCTGATTGTGCTGTTGTTGGCCGTGCTTTCTCCCTTTGCTATCATAACATTCAACACGTTTAAGACCGAGGCCGAGTTATATACCCGTGGCCCATTGAGCCTGCCCAAAAGCCTTGATCTGACAACCCTCCGAGAGACATGGGCCAGGGTGGATTATACGACCAAATTAATGAACAGCTTGGTCATCAGCACAGCAGTGGCGTTCTTAGCTGTCGGATTATCATTGCTTAATGCCTACGCCCTGGGGATAGGGCAGATCAGAGGGAGAGCGTTTCTTCTTGTGCTCTTTATCCTGGCCATCACCCTGCCAGAGGAAGTACTTGCCTATCCTTTGTACTATTTCTTCAAGTCAGTTGGGCTGTATAACACCCGCCTGGCCGTCATCCTGGTCCTTACAGTGCTTCACGCCTCCTATGGCACGTACCTGCTGACTTCGGTGTTCAGCGTATTCAGCAGAGAGCTGATTGACGCGGCAATGATTGATGGGTGCAACAAACTACAGCTATTGTTTAAGATCATCGTGCCACTGAGCAAGCCATCGCTCTCGGTGCTTTTTGTGTTCTTCTTCATCTGGACATGGAATGCGTTCTTCCTACCGTTGATCTTCCTTGTCTCCAATACGAAGCAGACGGTTCCGCTCGCCGCCGCTGTATTTCAGACTCAACATGAGACGCTTCTCACCCCTCAGAGCGCGTCAGCTTTCCTCGGTGTTCTCCCTTGCCTCATTTTCTTTGTCCTCTTCCAGAGGACGCTGACAAAGGGCATTACAGTGGGAGCACTCAAGTAAATTCCTCAATAAGGAGCATAACCATGATGGGCTTTCGTCAGGAAGGGAATTCCCTTGTTTGGGAACAAGATCACGAAACTGTGCGTATTGAGCCGTGGGGCCCTAATGGCCTGAGAGTGCGAGCTACGATGATGCCAGAGATCCGCGATGACCTGCCAGGTGCGCTGCTAGACCCTACCGCGACGAAGGCGCGGATCGAGGTCAGCGAGAGGCGCGCGGCCATCTACAATGGCGTCATCGCTGCTGAAATCGTTGTTCCAGATGAGGGCCAGGCCGGTGGCAATGTTCAGGCGACCATTCGCTTCTTGCACAACACCACCGGCGCTGAATTGCTGGCTGAAGCGCCGTCGTATTTTCCTCGACCGCCAGCACGGCAGTTCAAGCCTGTAGGAGGCGATCTTTTCCATGTCCAAGCGCGGTTCAAGGCCTATGACGGCGAGCGGCTC encodes:
- a CDS encoding LacI family transcriptional regulator, whose amino-acid sequence is MPTMLDVARKAGVALSTVSYALNGTRPISEETRRRIFAAIEELGYRPHALARGLASKRSRIIALLFPTPERGFGITELEFVTSAADAAKERGYHLILWPTGIHDLSELERLTQQGLADGVVVMEVHMNDERINLLRKNGVLFSMIGRCTDPTGISYVDIDFEWSMQEVVRYLSALGHTHIAFLNQSQAAFDAGYGPVVRTHIGFRRAVQDAELNGIARFCRAAPWAGYEAFNELLTECPDLTAIVTMNERAIPGIMQAIADRGWHIPEDFSLVGIASSARLAEMTIPPLTTADAPIAEMGRLGVELLINQLEAQERSTSQMLLPCSLVIRGSSGPSRRRPSMLKRSTIGSQEIAL
- a CDS encoding ABC transporter substrate-binding protein, which encodes MRASSFPARKSIGLTWASLALLVALLFACMPATPAPRRLVYGLTLAPSGIDPHVNASSELGIPLTSVYDTLIYQDPATGEFVPGLAESWTISEDGRTYTFTLRRDVRFHDGTPFNAEAVKVNLDRIADPNTKSQKAVFMLGPYERTEVIDGYTVAIHLREPFAPLLDSLSQVYLGIASPTALRQWGTDYQLHQVGTGPFRFVEYIPNDHLTLARNPDYQWGPRVFSHSGPAYLDEIIFRFYTDPATRAIALESGQADVMGEVPPLDAQRLAQDPRFQLLAVPIPGMSLQFFLNTMRPPLDDVRVRQALLYATDRAAIVSSVFGGLSPVAYGPLTRVTLGYDPAVETMYPYDSARATQLLDEAGWLQVGELRQKNGQPLRLEAVIMGFGYVPEVIQLLQAQWQELGIELSAQQVPYGALLEAGRSGAVHLIPFFLSGTDPDLLRSFFRSDAAFNWSKVADPELDEWLDQGARTADPAIRRQLYSQVQNRIMEAALILPIRDYVNLNVASARVKGLRYDARGWFPWLVDVTLEPR
- a CDS encoding sugar ABC transporter permease; protein product: MTHKGSSLYRGYALFLLPGVLAFLVLILFPFLANIGLSFTKWSGVGKPVWIGLANYERAISDSSFWASFKNNLLLIVAMTIIPTIVGLFLAAFLFDYIADKFGQGVASIFRAGFYLPQIIPLVVAGIVWRWIYQPQWGALNGLLRFLGLDSLARPWLGDHSTAMYAVMGMMVWFQIGYPLVIFMAALQRIDPELYEAAALDGASWLQKFFRITIHLIRPEIAVVVLTTAIHALKIFAPIYSMTRGGPGKATIVASYFSYQNFFERSNVGYGATIATILTLIIVLLTIGFILAQTRREE
- a CDS encoding carbohydrate ABC transporter permease; this encodes MVSKSLIADGVSKSLSLVILIVLLLAVLSPFAIITFNTFKTEAELYTRGPLSLPKSLDLTTLRETWARVDYTTKLMNSLVISTAVAFLAVGLSLLNAYALGIGQIRGRAFLLVLFILAITLPEEVLAYPLYYFFKSVGLYNTRLAVILVLTVLHASYGTYLLTSVFSVFSRELIDAAMIDGCNKLQLLFKIIVPLSKPSLSVLFVFFFIWTWNAFFLPLIFLVSNTKQTVPLAAAVFQTQHETLLTPQSASAFLGVLPCLIFFVLFQRTLTKGITVGALK
- a CDS encoding extracellular solute-binding protein — protein: MSSVYKTSRRHFLKLCVGTTGVLALAACAPITPPTAPTAAPAPLPAEKRVFKVWHYEVGYAMGDSWADAMEDFKAMHPDVELVFEEKTFEQIMETARMILSSQEVPDVMEINKGNATAGLYSKEGLLTDLTEVAKERGWDKILSPSVQTTCRYDENGIMGSGKLYGVTTYGEFVMVYYNKDMFKQHGVEVPTSLEEFEAIADKFLAEGITPLTLGAADLWPQTHNWQELLLYKADRELINNFQFLKGEVDFHGPAFSFAAEKFAEHIRKGYYGPNANAVSYVDANSVFFQGKAPMNLTGTWAFGEFMKQIKDFDWGMFLMPGKKLNTGSGGNLWIVPAHAKNKDLAYDFIDLTLAKKAQTVLANAGGIALNADLSQVTDPKVRELNALFATIIENDGLAFYPDWPVPGYLDILGGCLQDLIAGIKSPAEFNDCIAGPYNEYKASL
- a CDS encoding ABC transporter permease codes for the protein MLWFLARRLLAMLPVLWGAATLSFAAIHLLPGDPATLLLIRSGASAEAIAARRALLGWDRPWLVQYGSYLLDLLHGDLGRSWVNGQPVARLLAEQWPRTLELTVSAMGVAIALGVTMGIAAGVWRGTWIDGLSMAIALVGLSTPIAWSGLLAIWLFSLTLGWLPAVGQDGGRHLILPALVLGTTAAGPIARLTRNGLIETWAEPFMVAAHAKGLPARWLLIRHALPLVLPPVLTMAALQFGFLLGGAAITEAMFVRQGLGRLAVEAILAQDLPVVQGVVLLGAATYTFANLLADLAQWLLDPRVRL